The Lycium ferocissimum isolate CSIRO_LF1 unplaced genomic scaffold, AGI_CSIRO_Lferr_CH_V1 ctg13768, whole genome shotgun sequence genome contains the following window.
ACCCATACGACACTTTTAATCCTATTAACACTATCCATTTTCCTAGAGTATAAAAATTCATTATCCTTTGTCTGCATGTCACAAAAGAATTTGCATAAAGCATTTGCATCACTTGCTAGCAATTCCAACCTCTTGGCCTATTCAATATAATTTCTATAGTACCTTGGGGGTACAACCCATATTCTCCAGCCCATTAAATTGAACCTCCAAAAGTCTCACGCTCTTACAAGATCTGAAGCTAGCTCTGTCATTAGCTTCAAGAATCCTCTTGATAGAGTTGCTAATAGTCTGTGTCCAGTCATATACCGCGACAGGCTAGAGTTCAATTGATGAATATGGTCACTACATACCTTAGTCACCATCCAGGAACCATTTGTACGTTTAACAGCATTAACTCTAGCCTGACATCCAACCCTCTTGGTGTATTTTTGCTTAGTTGGTTTCCTGGACTTGTCACAAGTAAAATAAGCATACTAACGACTTTTCATTGTCTTTTCACCGCACAAAACCCTCTCATTTTAGCATGGTTTTTCAAACAACGATTCAGCAGATTTGAATATCATACCACTTTTTGGATCTAATAGTATTTCCTTATTAGAATACACTCGCTCCATTTCTTCACGCTCTCCGCAATCTCCATGGTGATTACCAATTGAATCGGTATTAATCTCGTCATCTTCTCCAGTAGAATTTTGTTCATCTTCTCCAGCAACTGAATTAATCTCATTATCTTCATTGATCTCATTATTTGCCAACTGAATTAATCTCATTATCTTCATTGATCAAGTTGTCTTCTGATGTCAATCCTAGATGCTTGTATAACGTAAACCTAATAGGATCAAATTGGTTATCTTGATTGGGGTTCATTTTTAAGTAAGAATGTTTAACACAATAGAGGTTATGGCGACAGAGTTTGTGTGATCGTGTGTcttcttagtttttttttttttcatcttttttgtgATTGAggtttttttaatcttttatatGAAGAGTCAACtgaaaatggagggaaaaattttctactttttttatACGTATACATATTGAATTCCTATACGTATAACAAAgtatagaaaagaagaaaagttaccTCGATCAGTGCAACTGTATCTTAAGCGTGCTTAAGATTGATTTG
Protein-coding sequences here:
- the LOC132042167 gene encoding uncharacterized protein LOC132042167 codes for the protein MRLIQLANNEINEDNEINSVAGEDEQNSTGEDDEINTDSIGNHHGDCGEREEMERVYSNKEILLDPKSGMIFKSAESLKPTKQKYTKRVGCQARVNAVKRTNGSWMVTKTISNSIKRILEANDRASFRSCKSVRLLEVQFNGLENMGCTPKHLVLTSEDSLINEDNEINSVGSHNVDNEINEVAGEDEHNSPGEDNEINTNSVDSHHGECGEGGEMERVY